A single genomic interval of Sinorhizobium garamanticum harbors:
- the lgt gene encoding prolipoprotein diacylglyceryl transferase yields the protein METIATRLAILPFPEIDPVIFTIGPLAVHWYGLAYVAGILIGWLYARRIVQNTALWRNETPAFNLTQLDDFLLWVAAGIVLGGRIGYILFYDLGSVLQNPIRAVEIWNGGMSFHGGLLGTTFAMIVFARRNAIAVWSLFDVVATVVPIGLFFGRIANFINGELWGRLSSAPWAIVFPTGGPFSRHPSQLYEAALEGILLLLVLAYFVYRRKALRIPGLVTGIFVCGYSASRIFVEFFREPDAQIGYLAGGWLTMGMVLSLPMALAGIWAIARARRAAATA from the coding sequence TTGGAAACAATCGCCACCCGCCTTGCCATCCTCCCTTTCCCGGAGATCGATCCCGTCATCTTCACGATCGGGCCGCTTGCCGTTCATTGGTACGGCCTCGCCTATGTCGCGGGCATTCTCATCGGCTGGCTTTACGCGCGTCGCATCGTCCAGAACACGGCGCTCTGGCGCAACGAGACCCCCGCCTTCAACCTGACGCAGCTTGACGATTTCCTGCTCTGGGTTGCCGCCGGCATCGTCCTTGGCGGGCGCATTGGATACATCCTCTTCTACGATCTGGGCTCTGTCCTGCAGAATCCGATCCGCGCCGTCGAAATCTGGAACGGCGGCATGTCGTTCCATGGCGGTCTCCTCGGTACGACGTTCGCAATGATCGTCTTCGCGCGGCGGAACGCCATTGCGGTCTGGAGCCTGTTCGATGTTGTCGCAACCGTTGTGCCGATCGGCCTGTTCTTCGGCCGCATTGCCAACTTCATCAACGGCGAGCTCTGGGGACGTTTGTCCTCGGCGCCTTGGGCGATCGTCTTTCCGACCGGCGGACCCTTCTCACGCCACCCGAGCCAGCTCTATGAGGCGGCGCTCGAAGGCATTCTGCTCCTTCTGGTGCTCGCCTATTTTGTCTATCGCCGCAAAGCGCTGAGGATACCCGGCCTGGTCACCGGCATATTCGTCTGCGGCTATTCTGCGAGCCGCATTTTTGTCGAATTCTTCCGCGAACCGGACGCTCAGATCGGCTATCTGGCCGGCGGCTGGCTGACCATGGGCATGGTGCTTTCGCTGCCTATGGCGCTCGCAGGCATATGGGCGATCGCGCGCGCACGCCGGGCAGCAGCGACCGCATAA
- a CDS encoding accessory factor UbiK family protein yields the protein MSNGANRILDDFAKLMTDAAGAAQGVRREVETAFRAQAESWLNSLDVVKREEFEAIKEMAVKAREENDALLARIEALEARLAETGNKK from the coding sequence ATGAGCAATGGAGCCAACCGCATTCTGGACGACTTTGCCAAGCTGATGACCGATGCGGCGGGCGCTGCCCAGGGCGTGCGACGCGAGGTCGAGACCGCCTTCCGCGCGCAGGCCGAAAGCTGGCTGAACTCGCTCGATGTCGTCAAGCGCGAGGAATTCGAGGCGATCAAGGAAATGGCCGTCAAGGCGCGCGAGGAAAACGACGCCCTGCTTGCCCGCATCGAAGCACTCGAAGCACGCCTCGCAGAGACCGGAAACAAAAAGTAA
- a CDS encoding YbjN domain-containing protein has translation MSLLEMEVERQSNPVDMIEFVAANNDWSFERSGEDEIAMTVEGKWADYHVSFSWMEEFEALHLACAFDIKVPEGRVNEVIRLLSHINGQVLMGHFDLWRQEEVIIFRQSLLLAGGAEPTNQQVEVLLSSALDACESYFQAFQFVVWSGMDAQRAVDAVLFETVGEA, from the coding sequence ATGAGCCTTTTGGAAATGGAAGTCGAGCGCCAGTCCAACCCGGTCGATATGATCGAGTTCGTTGCCGCCAACAATGACTGGTCGTTCGAGCGATCCGGCGAAGACGAGATCGCCATGACGGTCGAAGGCAAATGGGCGGACTATCACGTTTCCTTCTCCTGGATGGAGGAGTTCGAGGCGCTGCATCTGGCCTGCGCCTTCGACATCAAGGTGCCGGAAGGCCGGGTCAACGAGGTGATCCGCCTGCTTTCCCACATCAACGGTCAGGTGCTGATGGGGCATTTCGATCTCTGGCGCCAAGAAGAAGTCATCATCTTCCGGCAATCTCTCCTGCTCGCGGGCGGCGCGGAACCGACGAATCAGCAGGTCGAGGTGCTGTTGTCGAGTGCGCTCGATGCGTGCGAATCCTATTTCCAGGCGTTCCAGTTCGTCGTCTGGTCCGGAATGGATGCGCAGCGTGCAGTCGATGCGGTGCTGTTCGAAACCGTCGGGGAAGCGTGA
- the proC gene encoding pyrroline-5-carboxylate reductase yields the protein MALAVSGPIVLIGAGNMGGAMLGGWLKSGVKGGDVLVIDPGPPPAMAKLIADNGVSHATSAPEGIKAGVIFLAVKPQIMDAVLPPLKGLVGPETVIVSVAAGKTLRFIESHLGDAAIVRAMPNTPAIIGRGVTGAYANARVTEAQRGLVYDLLKVSGPVEWIATEADIDAVTAVSGSGPAYVFYLVECMAEAGRKAGLKADLAMRLARETVAGAGELLHQSPDEAAQLRQNVTSPGGTTAAALAILMADDGMQPLFDKAIAAARKRAEELAG from the coding sequence ATGGCTCTAGCCGTGTCAGGTCCAATCGTCCTTATCGGCGCCGGCAATATGGGCGGCGCGATGCTTGGCGGCTGGCTAAAGAGCGGCGTCAAGGGCGGCGACGTCCTCGTCATCGATCCAGGTCCGCCGCCGGCGATGGCCAAGCTTATCGCCGACAATGGCGTCAGCCATGCCACGTCCGCGCCGGAAGGCATCAAGGCGGGCGTGATCTTCCTGGCCGTCAAGCCACAGATCATGGATGCCGTATTGCCGCCGCTCAAAGGCCTTGTCGGCCCGGAGACAGTCATCGTTTCCGTCGCCGCGGGCAAGACGCTCCGGTTCATCGAAAGCCATCTCGGTGACGCCGCAATCGTGCGCGCGATGCCGAACACGCCAGCGATTATCGGCCGCGGGGTGACGGGCGCCTACGCGAATGCGCGCGTAACCGAGGCGCAGCGTGGTCTGGTTTATGACCTTCTGAAGGTCAGCGGTCCGGTCGAATGGATCGCGACCGAAGCCGACATCGATGCCGTGACGGCCGTTTCCGGCAGTGGGCCGGCCTATGTCTTCTATCTCGTCGAGTGCATGGCGGAGGCCGGGCGCAAGGCCGGTCTCAAGGCGGACCTCGCCATGCGTCTCGCTCGGGAAACCGTCGCGGGGGCTGGTGAACTCCTGCATCAGTCCCCCGACGAAGCCGCGCAGCTGCGCCAGAACGTAACCTCTCCTGGCGGAACAACGGCCGCGGCGCTCGCCATACTGATGGCCGACGACGGAATGCAGCCGCTCTTTGACAAGGCCATTGCGGCCGCGCGCAAGCGGGCGGAGGAACTGGCCGGATAA
- a CDS encoding tRNA-binding protein: MAETISFADFERVDIRVGTIIEAEPFPEARKPALKLKIDFGPEIGIKRSSAQITIHYKPEDLVGRQVLGVVNFPPRQIGPVRSEVLTLGFEDEAGAIVLAATDKPVPNGKKLM; encoded by the coding sequence ATGGCCGAAACCATTTCCTTCGCCGATTTCGAGCGCGTCGACATACGCGTCGGCACGATCATCGAGGCCGAGCCTTTCCCGGAGGCGCGCAAGCCTGCACTCAAGCTGAAGATCGATTTCGGCCCCGAAATCGGCATAAAACGGTCATCGGCGCAAATTACGATTCACTACAAGCCGGAGGATCTCGTCGGACGACAGGTGCTGGGCGTCGTTAATTTTCCGCCGCGCCAGATCGGCCCCGTGCGCTCCGAGGTGCTGACCCTCGGATTTGAAGATGAGGCCGGCGCGATCGTGCTGGCGGCGACCGACAAGCCGGTGCCGAACGGCAAGAAGCTGATGTGA
- a CDS encoding protein tyrosine phosphatase yields the protein MTINDEMIRERVKVSCLWRATEVAREWRASHVLSLLDPELPETNVPIIAGVAHRVVRMRDQENAGATQHFPDLVQDVFEAMRPVADDRSSRILVHCHAGVSRSTAFAYGLIAHQLGAGREEEAFAALLTITRKPWPNRRIIEILDASLGREGRLLAPLDAMRTRHPRRIDAWHRFNHRRGLTAAYSR from the coding sequence ATGACGATCAACGACGAGATGATCCGCGAACGCGTCAAGGTTTCCTGCCTCTGGCGCGCGACGGAAGTCGCGCGCGAGTGGCGGGCGAGCCATGTGCTCTCGCTTCTCGATCCGGAGTTGCCGGAAACGAACGTGCCGATCATCGCCGGTGTCGCGCACCGCGTCGTGCGCATGCGCGATCAGGAAAATGCCGGCGCGACCCAGCATTTCCCTGATCTCGTCCAGGACGTCTTCGAGGCCATGAGACCGGTCGCCGACGATCGATCGAGCCGTATCCTGGTTCATTGCCATGCCGGCGTCAGCCGCTCGACGGCTTTCGCCTACGGCCTGATCGCCCACCAGTTGGGAGCGGGCAGGGAAGAGGAAGCCTTCGCCGCGCTGCTGACGATCACCCGCAAGCCCTGGCCAAACCGCCGGATCATCGAAATCCTCGATGCCTCCCTCGGCCGCGAGGGCAGGCTGCTTGCCCCGCTCGACGCAATGCGCACTCGCCATCCGCGCCGGATCGATGCATGGCACCGCTTCAATCATCGGCGCGGCCTTACCGCGGCCTATTCACGATAA
- a CDS encoding ATP-binding protein, which translates to MASFDSIRRERTGPADGAWKRLARWLRRRLPIGLYARSLLIVIIPMVLLQSVVAFVFMERHWQLVTQRLSAAVTSDIAAIVDLITTFPRDGDINQIVRIAREQLNLNIAVEPGGDLPPPRPKPFFEILDQILSEEISEKIRRPFWIDTVGNSKIVEIRIKLDDGRILRVYARRNQAYASNTHIFLVWMVGASLVLLTIAILFLRGQIRPILALASAAENFGKGQKIDDFAPRGAEEIRRAGLAFILMRERIERQIEQRTAMLTGVSHDLRTILTRFKLQLALAGNNPDLESLNQDVEDMQNMLEGYLAFARGEAEEDVGQLKLSDLMTRLAAEAELYGKTLTTSVEGEDDIRVRPAAFTRLVANLASNAYRYANSVRIEARQSAKWLTITVDDDGPGIPERSREDVFKPFFRLDEARNLDSSGTGLGLAIARDIARSHGGNVTLGDSPLGGLRATVRVPT; encoded by the coding sequence ATGGCGAGCTTTGACAGCATCAGGCGCGAAAGAACAGGCCCCGCCGACGGTGCCTGGAAACGCCTGGCGCGGTGGTTGCGCCGCCGCCTGCCGATCGGCCTTTATGCACGTTCGCTGCTGATCGTCATCATCCCGATGGTGCTGCTGCAGTCGGTCGTCGCCTTCGTCTTCATGGAGCGCCACTGGCAGCTCGTCACGCAACGCCTCTCGGCCGCCGTGACCAGCGACATAGCTGCAATCGTCGATCTGATCACGACGTTTCCGCGCGATGGCGATATCAACCAGATCGTGCGCATCGCCCGTGAACAGCTCAATCTCAACATTGCCGTCGAGCCCGGCGGTGATTTGCCGCCGCCACGCCCCAAGCCCTTCTTCGAAATCCTCGACCAGATCCTCAGCGAGGAGATTTCGGAAAAGATCCGCCGCCCCTTCTGGATCGACACGGTCGGCAACTCGAAGATCGTCGAGATCCGTATCAAGCTCGATGATGGCCGTATCCTCAGGGTCTATGCGCGGCGCAACCAGGCCTATGCATCCAACACCCATATCTTCCTGGTCTGGATGGTCGGCGCCTCGCTCGTGTTGCTGACGATCGCGATCCTCTTCCTGCGCGGGCAGATCAGGCCGATCCTGGCCCTGGCGAGCGCCGCCGAAAATTTCGGGAAAGGCCAGAAGATCGATGACTTCGCGCCGCGCGGCGCCGAGGAAATCCGCCGCGCCGGCCTTGCCTTCATCCTCATGCGCGAACGGATCGAGCGCCAGATCGAGCAAAGGACCGCAATGCTGACCGGCGTCAGCCACGACCTGCGCACCATCCTCACGCGCTTCAAGCTGCAGCTCGCACTCGCCGGCAACAATCCCGACCTCGAAAGCCTCAACCAGGACGTCGAGGACATGCAGAACATGCTCGAGGGCTACCTGGCCTTCGCTCGGGGCGAGGCGGAAGAGGACGTCGGCCAGCTGAAACTCAGCGACCTCATGACCCGCCTTGCGGCCGAGGCGGAGTTATACGGCAAGACGCTGACGACCTCCGTCGAAGGAGAAGACGACATCCGCGTGAGGCCCGCCGCCTTCACCCGCCTCGTCGCCAATCTCGCATCGAATGCCTATCGCTATGCCAATTCGGTACGGATCGAGGCGCGCCAGAGTGCCAAGTGGCTGACGATTACGGTCGATGACGACGGCCCCGGCATTCCGGAGCGGTCCAGGGAGGACGTATTCAAGCCATTCTTCCGCCTCGACGAGGCCCGCAATCTCGACAGTTCCGGCACGGGGCTTGGTCTCGCGATCGCCCGCGACATCGCGCGAAGCCACGGAGGAAACGTCACCCTCGGTGACAGCCCGCTCGGCGGTTTGCGCGCGACGGTGCGCGTGCCGACATGA
- a CDS encoding response regulator, which yields MTVKAKVSDDAAHLLIVDDDRRIRDLLNRYLVEQGFRVTTAADADEARRKLIGIDFDLLIVDVMMPGESGVQLTQSLRQIKTVPIIMLTALAESNSRIEGLEAGADDYLPKPFEPRELVLRINNILRRNQPAQAPKVDQVIFGPYTFSVVRKELRRGADHIRLTDREQEIMTLFSQRAGETIPRHELIGDDAEVGERTIDVQINRLRRKIEDDPSNPIWLQTVRGIGYRLSVD from the coding sequence ATGACAGTAAAAGCGAAAGTCTCCGACGATGCGGCGCATCTCCTGATCGTCGATGACGATCGACGGATTCGCGACCTGCTCAACCGCTACCTGGTCGAGCAAGGTTTCCGGGTGACGACGGCGGCCGATGCCGACGAGGCGCGGCGCAAGCTGATCGGCATCGATTTCGACCTCTTGATCGTCGATGTGATGATGCCCGGCGAGAGCGGCGTTCAACTGACGCAGAGCCTGAGGCAGATCAAGACGGTGCCGATCATCATGCTGACGGCGCTGGCGGAATCGAATTCGCGCATCGAGGGCCTTGAGGCCGGTGCGGACGACTATCTGCCGAAGCCCTTCGAGCCGCGCGAACTCGTGCTCAGGATCAACAACATCCTGCGCCGCAACCAGCCGGCACAGGCGCCCAAGGTCGATCAGGTCATTTTCGGTCCCTACACCTTCTCCGTGGTGCGTAAAGAGCTCCGTCGCGGCGCCGATCATATCCGGCTGACCGACCGCGAGCAGGAGATCATGACTCTGTTCTCCCAACGCGCCGGGGAGACCATTCCCCGGCATGAACTGATTGGAGACGATGCCGAGGTCGGTGAGCGGACAATCGACGTGCAAATCAACCGACTGAGGCGCAAGATCGAGGACGACCCTTCCAACCCGATCTGGCTTCAGACGGTACGCGGCATCGGCTACCGGCTGAGTGTGGACTGA
- a CDS encoding MarR family winged helix-turn-helix transcriptional regulator gives MPGRPKDKTEYLTEVVGDEEDTIDFEIIELLFFAYRDFTGDPDAILEKSGFGRAHHRVVHFVNREPGMTVADLLDTLKITKQSLARVLKQLIDSGYIRQVTGPEDRRQRMLYTTEEGKALARALAEPQSRRIAEALAKTGPGARETVKRFLANMKNAAAD, from the coding sequence GTGCCCGGCCGACCCAAGGACAAGACCGAGTACCTGACCGAAGTTGTCGGTGATGAGGAGGACACGATAGATTTCGAGATCATCGAACTGCTGTTCTTTGCCTATCGCGACTTCACCGGTGACCCGGACGCCATACTCGAAAAGAGCGGTTTTGGCCGCGCACATCACCGCGTCGTGCATTTCGTCAACCGCGAGCCTGGTATGACCGTTGCCGACCTTCTCGATACGTTGAAGATCACCAAGCAGAGCCTCGCACGCGTTTTGAAGCAGCTCATCGATTCCGGCTATATTCGGCAGGTAACCGGCCCTGAGGACAGACGACAGCGAATGCTCTACACCACGGAGGAAGGCAAGGCGCTGGCTCGGGCGCTTGCGGAGCCACAGTCCCGCCGCATAGCCGAGGCATTGGCAAAAACGGGTCCCGGCGCGCGTGAAACCGTGAAGCGTTTTCTCGCCAACATGAAGAATGCCGCCGCGGACTGA
- a CDS encoding branched-chain amino acid aminotransferase, producing MAAIPYDQLDGEIWFNGEFVPWKDAKIHVLTHGLHYASAVFEGERAYGGRIFKLTEHNQRLHQSAAILGFKIPYSVDELDSASNELLKRQGFSEAYVRPIAWRGSEQMGVSAQNSRINVAIAIWQWGSYFNPAEKLKGIRLDIAEYRRPDPRTAPSKSKAAGLYMICTISKHAAEAKGYADALMLDWRGQVAEATGANIFFVKDGVLHTPVPDCFLDGITRRTVIELAKRRGYEVVERVIMPEELSGFSECFLTGSAAEVTPVSEIGPYRFAPAAITEALMSDYTKEVNPVAAAAE from the coding sequence ATGGCAGCTATTCCCTATGATCAGTTGGACGGTGAAATCTGGTTCAACGGCGAGTTCGTGCCCTGGAAGGATGCCAAAATACATGTGCTGACGCATGGGCTGCACTATGCGAGCGCGGTCTTCGAAGGCGAGCGCGCCTATGGCGGGCGCATCTTCAAGCTTACGGAACACAATCAGCGGCTTCACCAGTCTGCGGCCATTCTGGGCTTCAAGATTCCCTATTCGGTCGACGAACTCGACAGTGCCAGCAACGAGTTGCTGAAGCGCCAGGGTTTTTCCGAGGCCTATGTCCGCCCGATCGCCTGGCGCGGCAGCGAGCAGATGGGCGTCTCCGCCCAGAACAGCCGCATCAACGTCGCCATCGCCATCTGGCAATGGGGCAGTTATTTCAATCCGGCAGAGAAGTTGAAGGGCATTCGCCTGGATATTGCGGAGTATCGTCGTCCCGATCCACGAACCGCCCCGTCGAAGTCCAAGGCCGCAGGCCTCTACATGATCTGCACGATCTCCAAGCATGCGGCAGAAGCCAAAGGCTATGCGGACGCTCTGATGCTCGATTGGCGCGGCCAGGTGGCCGAGGCGACCGGCGCCAACATCTTCTTCGTTAAGGACGGCGTTCTGCATACGCCGGTGCCGGACTGCTTCCTGGACGGAATCACGCGCCGGACGGTCATCGAGCTTGCCAAGCGCCGGGGCTACGAGGTGGTCGAACGGGTAATCATGCCGGAAGAGCTTTCCGGTTTTTCCGAATGCTTCCTGACCGGTTCGGCCGCTGAGGTCACTCCGGTATCGGAGATCGGCCCCTATCGCTTTGCGCCTGCCGCGATCACCGAAGCGTTGATGAGCGACTATACGAAGGAAGTTAATCCGGTCGCCGCAGCGGCGGAATAG
- a CDS encoding DUF1236 domain-containing protein: protein MKTPSTHLFRAVAAAGLMLAAGISTGYAAMSATAVTDLNIRAGPGPQYPTIGLATRGSAAILEGCIQGSNWCQVSVNGVRGWAYARYLATDVGGSTVVIEQRRADLGIPAVTYEVQPGEPAVATTAEPLELIGPVEQVDAITPPPAVRTYITANPTDTVYLEGEPVIGAALPSTVAVREIPDYAYNYVTINGQPVLVEPATRRIVYVYR, encoded by the coding sequence ATGAAGACCCCCTCCACCCATCTGTTTCGAGCGGTTGCGGCAGCGGGTTTGATGCTCGCCGCCGGCATCTCGACGGGCTATGCAGCAATGAGCGCAACCGCCGTTACGGACCTCAACATCCGCGCAGGCCCGGGGCCACAATATCCGACAATCGGCCTTGCAACCCGCGGCAGCGCTGCGATCCTCGAGGGATGCATCCAAGGCAGCAATTGGTGTCAGGTCAGCGTCAATGGCGTGCGCGGCTGGGCCTATGCCCGATATCTCGCAACTGATGTCGGCGGGTCCACCGTTGTGATAGAGCAGCGTCGCGCTGACCTCGGCATTCCGGCCGTGACCTATGAAGTACAGCCTGGTGAACCGGCGGTCGCGACCACCGCAGAACCGCTGGAACTGATCGGTCCGGTCGAACAGGTTGATGCCATCACGCCGCCTCCGGCGGTGCGCACGTATATCACCGCAAATCCCACCGATACGGTTTACCTCGAAGGCGAGCCCGTTATCGGCGCGGCATTGCCGAGTACGGTCGCAGTCCGCGAGATTCCGGATTACGCATACAATTATGTCACCATCAACGGACAGCCCGTGCTGGTAGAACCGGCGACACGGCGTATCGTTTACGTCTATCGCTGA
- a CDS encoding MBL fold metallo-hydrolase, with the protein MLQAGIIPVTHFEQNCTVLFDSETKEGVVVDPGGDVDIILQTIRENGITLKAIWLTHGHIDHAGGAKELKEALGLEIIGPHKDDQPLLERLESQAERFGLTMKVQNVLPDRWLEDGDTVSFGDHVFEVLHCPGHAPGHVVYFNRTQNFAHVGDVLFHGSIGRTDLPGGNHQQLLASIRDKVLPLGDHVGFICGHGPGGQIGEERRSNPYLRGL; encoded by the coding sequence ATGTTACAGGCGGGTATTATCCCGGTTACACATTTCGAGCAGAACTGTACGGTCCTGTTCGACAGTGAAACCAAGGAGGGCGTCGTCGTTGATCCGGGCGGTGACGTCGACATCATCCTTCAGACCATTCGTGAGAACGGCATCACCCTGAAAGCAATATGGCTTACGCATGGCCATATCGATCATGCCGGCGGCGCCAAGGAATTGAAGGAAGCGCTGGGCCTCGAGATCATCGGTCCGCACAAGGACGACCAGCCCTTGCTCGAGCGATTGGAGAGCCAGGCGGAACGCTTCGGCTTGACGATGAAGGTACAGAACGTCCTGCCGGACCGGTGGCTCGAAGACGGCGATACCGTTTCCTTCGGCGATCATGTTTTCGAGGTGCTGCATTGCCCGGGCCATGCGCCGGGCCACGTGGTCTATTTCAACAGGACGCAGAACTTCGCCCATGTCGGCGACGTGCTCTTTCACGGTTCGATCGGGCGCACCGACTTGCCCGGCGGCAATCACCAGCAACTGCTTGCCTCGATCCGAGACAAGGTCCTGCCGCTTGGCGACCATGTCGGTTTCATTTGCGGTCACGGTCCGGGCGGGCAGATCGGCGAGGAACGCCGCAGCAATCCCTATCTCAGAGGTCTCTGA
- a CDS encoding BA14K family protein: MNKFIKAAVLSVAAATVVLPTFGTAQAGDHDDAWAAGAVGLVTGTLIGGAIASQPRYYSEPVYVDPEPEYYEPRPVYRARPVYQARPVYRRVAVESYGIEPWTPAWYRYCSQRYRSFDPDSGTFVGYDGRSHFCTAG, encoded by the coding sequence ATGAACAAATTCATCAAAGCCGCTGTCCTCTCGGTTGCCGCAGCCACCGTGGTACTCCCGACCTTCGGTACCGCCCAAGCAGGAGATCACGATGATGCATGGGCAGCGGGCGCCGTAGGCCTGGTCACAGGCACGCTCATCGGCGGCGCGATCGCCTCGCAGCCGCGCTACTACAGCGAGCCGGTCTATGTCGATCCGGAACCCGAATATTATGAGCCGCGTCCGGTCTACCGAGCCCGGCCGGTCTATCAGGCCCGCCCGGTCTATCGCCGGGTCGCTGTCGAAAGCTACGGTATCGAACCCTGGACGCCGGCCTGGTACCGCTATTGCTCGCAGCGCTACCGCTCGTTCGATCCGGACAGCGGCACCTTCGTCGGCTATGACGGCCGCAGCCATTTCTGCACCGCCGGCTGA
- a CDS encoding cold-shock protein, with protein MAETGTVKFFNTDKGFGFIKPDNGGADIFVHISAVQASGLSGLTENQKVSFDTEPDRRGKGPKAVNLQIAG; from the coding sequence ATGGCCGAAACTGGCACTGTAAAATTCTTCAACACTGACAAGGGCTTTGGTTTCATCAAGCCTGACAACGGTGGTGCAGACATCTTCGTACATATTTCTGCCGTGCAGGCTTCGGGCCTGAGCGGCCTTACGGAAAACCAGAAGGTAAGCTTCGACACCGAACCGGATCGCCGCGGCAAAGGCCCGAAGGCGGTCAACCTGCAGATCGCCGGCTGA